GATATTTATAGAATTCTGAAAGCAGATGAATTCGATGATAAAATTAATTCTCATTATCATTTTGATGCCGGATATTATTCTGATTATTTCGGCTTTTTCGGAGGATTTTCCAAAGGTGAAAAATTTCTGCTTCAAACTTATAACAATAAATTTCTGAATACGACCAGAGATTTTGATTTAAATTATTCGCTGGGAATGATCGTTTATCCTTTCCTGCGGAATTGGAGCATTTCTTATCAATATAAAAAGAATTATTATGACACTTACCAGGTTGATACTCATCTGCTGAATTTCTATTTCAAATTAAAATAATTCATTAAAATAGTTTGCAGGTTTTTGTGGGAAAAATAGTCTGGTTATATAAAGAGTTTTGCATAACAGTTGTTTTCGTTTGCAGGTTGATCAGAAATTGATTGTCATTACGAGTTCTCTCTTGCTCGCATCGACCGAAGTAATCTCTTTTTTATTATAAAGTTAGAATTGCAGATTGCTTCGTAAGAATTCCTTTGTAAGACACCTCGCAATGACAATTTCGACCGTTACAGAACTCATCTGATTCTATAAAGGTAGTGTATCATAATTTATGAAAGATTATGAAAAACTTATGCTGACTTTCCGAAGCTTCTCATGAAGATATTCTTATCCGGCAGCTGCCGGATTCGGAAAGTTAGGGGCATTCACATCCTTCCGAATCTTTATGTATGAACAAGTGAAAGAAAGCTTCGGAAGAAAAAGAGGAGAGAAAAATGATAAAAAAAATAGTTTTGATCTTAACAGTAATACTGATAATTTCTTTGTTTGCAGAAGAGATGTCTTTCACTGATATTCAGACCTGCTATTATAAATCGTATAAATACGAAACTTCCGAAAAATATTCCAAAGCGATCGATGCTTTGAAGGATGTTTTTACCAATTTCCCGAACACTTATACTGTGAATTATCGTCTCGGCTGGCTCTATTACCTGGATGGAAAATATGCCAATGCGCTGGAACACCTGGAATCAGCACTTCTTATCTATCCCTCTTCTCTTGAGGTTTTGAATACGATCAACCTGCTT
This is a stretch of genomic DNA from Candidatus Cloacimonadota bacterium. It encodes these proteins:
- a CDS encoding tetratricopeptide repeat protein; amino-acid sequence: MIKKIVLILTVILIISLFAEEMSFTDIQTCYYKSYKYETSEKYSKAIDALKDVFTNFPNTYTVNYRLGWLYYLDGKYANALEHLESALLIYPSSLEVLNTINLLYVAREDWEEVEEQSAQILQIDYYNEYANYWYSYSLKMQQKYDLAIKVNRKMLTIFPTSVTYLQELAENLFLNDEKDESKQIFETIIILDPTNTTATTYLEKF